The Magnetospirillum sp. 15-1 genome has a window encoding:
- a CDS encoding DUF2155 domain-containing protein encodes MRRVLALGAILMAASAQAQNAAPADAPVVPAAPPQMSGTDLSFDTAVLQGLDKVTARVVTVEAPVGAPVHVGALEIIVRACKKRRPEDQPESAAFLDIWELRKDQPAAALFRGWMFASSPALSAMEHPVYDIWVLDCRGKAR; translated from the coding sequence ATGCGTCGGGTGTTGGCGTTGGGGGCGATTCTGATGGCGGCTTCGGCCCAGGCGCAGAATGCGGCTCCCGCAGACGCGCCGGTCGTACCCGCCGCGCCGCCTCAGATGAGCGGCACCGACCTTTCCTTCGATACGGCGGTGTTGCAGGGGCTCGACAAGGTCACCGCCCGGGTGGTGACGGTGGAGGCGCCGGTGGGCGCGCCGGTGCATGTGGGGGCGCTGGAGATCATCGTGCGGGCCTGCAAGAAGCGCCGTCCCGAGGATCAGCCGGAAAGCGCCGCCTTCCTCGATATCTGGGAGTTGCGCAAGGACCAGCCGGCGGCGGCCCTGTTCCGCGGCTGGATGTTCGCGTCCAGCCCGGCGCTGTCGGCCATGGAACACCCGGTCTACGACATCTGGGTCCTCGACTGTCGCGGCAAGGCACGCTAA
- a CDS encoding methyl-accepting chemotaxis protein, whose protein sequence is MSLRLKPRLILAFLLVGLVPFATIGGISLYKAKTALEHQAFAELEAVRGIKKKQIEQYLQDRHDDMGILTEMVQQMSIDPETVDQTHGGFFKKFIKGYGYYDLFLIDAKGYAFFTDAKEPDYRTNLLDGPYKSSNLGALVRKVMQTGQYAIADFAPYAASKGEPASFIAQPLMKDGKVVMVVALQLSLDSINGVMQQRDGMGQTGETYLVGADMLMRSDSFLDKTNHTVLASFANPAKGKVDTQATREALAGRTGSAIIVDYNNNSVLSAYAPLKVGDTNWALIAEIDDAEAMEAVRYIQWLLGILGGVGAVLIAVTGLILARSIATPIVDMTAAMQEMANGNKQVPIPTHDAEDEIGDMAKAMRIFKESMIRAEQLEAEARADQERELARSRTRERLTGDFDVAIRHIIDNVNETVRSVHTTSSSLQAAAEETSRQSAAVAAAAEEASSNIQTVASAAEELGASTLEISRRVQDSTLITQEAVAGIHSADATVEGLSSAAIKIGEIVSLINDIAAQTNLLALNATIEAARAGEAGKGFAVVANEVKNLATQTAKATSEIAEQIGGIQTSTRDAVDAIKTVGTAISRVDEVVSSIAAAVEEQNAATQEIVRNVQEAADGNHEVTRNISQVSVAADTTGEMASAMFKVAESLDESGANLGKQVGTFLADVKAV, encoded by the coding sequence ATGTCACTCCGCCTCAAGCCCCGTCTCATTCTTGCATTCCTTCTGGTCGGCCTCGTCCCCTTCGCTACCATCGGCGGCATCTCGCTCTATAAGGCCAAAACCGCCCTGGAGCATCAGGCCTTCGCCGAACTGGAAGCGGTCCGCGGCATCAAGAAAAAGCAAATCGAACAGTACCTCCAGGATCGCCACGACGACATGGGCATCCTGACCGAAATGGTTCAGCAGATGTCCATCGACCCGGAAACCGTGGACCAGACCCATGGCGGATTTTTCAAGAAATTCATCAAGGGATACGGCTATTACGACCTCTTCCTGATCGACGCCAAGGGCTACGCCTTCTTCACCGATGCCAAGGAGCCCGACTACCGCACCAATCTGCTCGACGGCCCCTACAAGAGCAGCAATCTCGGCGCCCTGGTGCGCAAGGTGATGCAGACCGGCCAGTACGCCATTGCCGACTTCGCTCCCTATGCGGCATCAAAGGGTGAGCCGGCCTCCTTCATCGCCCAGCCGCTGATGAAGGACGGAAAGGTGGTCATGGTGGTGGCCCTGCAGCTTTCGCTGGACTCCATCAACGGGGTGATGCAGCAGCGCGACGGCATGGGCCAGACCGGAGAGACCTATCTGGTCGGCGCCGACATGCTGATGCGCTCGGATTCCTTCCTGGACAAGACCAACCACACGGTCCTGGCCTCGTTCGCCAATCCGGCCAAGGGCAAGGTGGATACCCAGGCCACCCGCGAGGCCCTGGCCGGCCGGACGGGATCGGCCATCATCGTCGATTACAACAACAATTCCGTGCTGTCGGCCTATGCTCCGCTGAAGGTCGGCGACACCAACTGGGCGCTGATCGCCGAGATCGACGACGCCGAGGCCATGGAAGCCGTCAGGTACATCCAGTGGCTGCTCGGCATCCTGGGGGGAGTCGGCGCGGTGCTGATCGCGGTGACCGGCCTGATACTGGCCCGCTCCATCGCCACACCCATCGTGGACATGACCGCCGCCATGCAGGAGATGGCCAACGGCAACAAGCAGGTTCCCATTCCGACCCACGATGCCGAGGACGAGATCGGCGACATGGCCAAGGCCATGCGGATTTTCAAGGAAAGCATGATCCGCGCCGAGCAGTTGGAAGCCGAGGCGCGGGCGGACCAGGAACGTGAACTGGCCCGCTCCCGGACACGTGAACGGCTCACCGGCGATTTTGACGTGGCCATCCGCCACATCATCGATAACGTCAACGAGACGGTTCGCAGCGTCCACACCACGTCCAGCAGCCTGCAGGCCGCCGCCGAGGAAACCAGCCGTCAGAGCGCCGCCGTGGCCGCCGCCGCCGAGGAGGCGTCAAGCAACATCCAGACGGTGGCCAGCGCCGCCGAGGAGCTGGGGGCATCGACCCTGGAAATCAGCCGCCGGGTCCAGGACTCGACTCTGATCACCCAGGAGGCGGTGGCGGGCATCCACAGCGCCGACGCCACGGTCGAGGGATTGTCCAGCGCCGCCATCAAAATCGGCGAGATCGTCAGCCTGATCAACGATATCGCGGCACAGACCAACCTACTGGCCTTGAACGCCACTATCGAGGCGGCGCGGGCGGGTGAGGCCGGCAAGGGCTTCGCGGTGGTGGCCAACGAGGTCAAGAATCTCGCCACCCAGACCGCCAAGGCCACCAGCGAGATCGCCGAGCAGATCGGCGGCATCCAAACCTCGACCCGCGATGCGGTCGACGCCATCAAGACGGTGGGGACCGCCATTTCCCGAGTGGACGAGGTGGTGTCATCCATCGCCGCCGCCGTGGAGGAGCAGAACGCCGCCACCCAGGAAATCGTCCGCAACGTCCAGGAAGCCGCCGACGGCAATCACGAGGTCACCCGCAACATCTCGCAGGTCTCCGTCGCCGCCGATACCACCGGCGAAATGGCCTCGGCCATGTTCAAGGTCGCGGAAAGCCTGGATGAATCCGGTGCCAACCTGGGCAAACAGGTGGGAACGTTCCTCGCCGACGTGAAGGCGGTCTAG
- a CDS encoding DMT family transporter: MVTPRTWGLTAVTMMAFAANSLLCREALRHTAIDPASFTLVRIASGALVLALLLRLRPGSRRGGNWGSALALVGYAVAFSFAYLSLSAGTGALLLFGAVQMTMIGRGLMAGERLRPLQTGGLALALGGLVALLLPGVTAPEPVGAVLMIVAGAAWGIYSLRGRRESDALAANAGNFLRGVPLATAACLAVALIGEPRIDGMGLAYAMASGGVASGMGYALWYVAVRGLPATHAATVQLSVPVITALAGAVLLGESLSLRLALASTAVLGGIALVVVRR; encoded by the coding sequence ATGGTAACGCCGCGCACCTGGGGGTTGACGGCGGTTACCATGATGGCCTTCGCGGCCAATTCCCTGCTGTGCCGCGAGGCGCTCCGCCACACCGCCATCGATCCCGCCAGCTTCACCCTGGTCCGCATCGCCTCGGGCGCTCTCGTCCTGGCCCTGCTGCTCCGGCTGCGGCCGGGAAGCCGGCGGGGGGGCAATTGGGGCTCGGCCCTGGCCCTGGTCGGCTATGCCGTGGCCTTTTCCTTCGCCTATCTGTCGCTGTCGGCGGGAACCGGCGCCCTGCTGCTGTTCGGCGCGGTGCAGATGACCATGATCGGTCGCGGCCTGATGGCCGGGGAACGGCTGCGGCCGCTCCAGACCGGGGGGCTGGCGCTGGCGCTGGGCGGGTTGGTGGCGCTGCTGCTGCCGGGGGTCACCGCCCCGGAGCCGGTGGGGGCGGTCCTGATGATCGTGGCGGGGGCGGCCTGGGGGATCTATTCCCTGCGCGGGCGGAGGGAGAGCGACGCCCTGGCCGCCAATGCCGGCAACTTCCTGCGCGGGGTACCCTTGGCGACGGCGGCATGTCTGGCCGTCGCCCTGATCGGCGAGCCGCGGATCGACGGAATGGGCCTCGCCTATGCCATGGCCTCGGGCGGCGTGGCCTCGGGCATGGGCTACGCCTTGTGGTACGTGGCGGTGCGCGGCCTGCCCGCCACCCATGCCGCCACGGTGCAGCTCAGCGTGCCGGTGATCACCGCCCTGGCCGGGGCGGTGCTGCTGGGCGAGAGTCTCAGCCTGCGCCTGGCGCTGGCCTCGACGGCGGTGCTGGGGGGCATCGCCCTGGTGGTGGTGCGGCGCTGA
- a CDS encoding outer membrane lipid asymmetry maintenance protein MlaD produces the protein MGRNLIETIMGAVVLAVAGFFLVFAYTHANFKKIEGYEVSATFASVGGLDTGADVKINGIKVGTVASQSLDPQTYDAVVRLSIAHGIKLPADTVASVSSEGLLGGKFIKLAPGKSPTMIAAGGALGPSKNFKSIEEMVGQLIFLATTDNQPPAPAAKE, from the coding sequence ATGGGACGGAATCTGATCGAAACCATCATGGGTGCCGTGGTCCTGGCTGTGGCGGGCTTCTTCCTGGTGTTCGCCTATACCCACGCCAACTTCAAGAAGATCGAGGGCTACGAGGTTTCCGCCACCTTCGCCAGCGTCGGGGGGCTGGATACCGGCGCCGACGTCAAGATCAACGGTATCAAGGTGGGCACCGTGGCGTCCCAGTCGCTCGACCCGCAGACCTATGACGCGGTGGTCAGGCTCTCCATCGCCCACGGCATCAAGCTGCCCGCCGATACGGTGGCCAGCGTGTCGTCCGAGGGGCTGCTGGGCGGCAAGTTCATCAAGCTGGCTCCGGGCAAGTCGCCGACCATGATCGCCGCCGGCGGCGCCCTGGGACCCTCCAAGAACTTCAAGTCCATCGAGGAGATGGTCGGCCAGCTGATCTTCCTGGCCACCACCGACAACCAGCCGCCGGCCCCGGCCGCCAAGGAATAG
- a CDS encoding outer membrane lipid asymmetry maintenance protein MlaD: MISRVDRDTVTGGTVVLVGALLLMLAFAVGGKSTDNGDGYVLKARFNRADGINVGSAVRLSGTVVGRVIDQGLDDRYRALLTLRLRKDVQLTSDTAAVIYTDGLLGAKFIELKPGGDEQMLKPGTEIQYTQDAVVIEDLLDMIIQQGRAKRGYLDKPLPSTTN; the protein is encoded by the coding sequence ATGATCAGCCGCGTTGATCGCGATACCGTGACAGGCGGCACCGTGGTGCTGGTCGGTGCCCTGCTGCTGATGCTCGCCTTCGCCGTGGGGGGCAAGAGCACCGACAATGGCGACGGCTATGTCCTCAAAGCTCGCTTCAACCGTGCCGACGGCATCAATGTGGGCAGTGCCGTTCGCCTGTCGGGCACCGTGGTCGGCCGGGTGATCGACCAGGGGCTGGACGACCGCTACCGCGCCCTGTTGACGCTCAGGCTGCGCAAGGACGTCCAGTTGACCAGCGATACGGCGGCGGTGATCTACACCGACGGCCTGCTGGGTGCCAAGTTCATCGAACTCAAGCCGGGCGGCGACGAGCAGATGCTCAAGCCCGGCACCGAAATTCAATATACCCAGGATGCGGTGGTCATCGAGGATCTGCTGGACATGATCATCCAGCAGGGCCGCGCCAAGCGCGGCTATCTCGACAAGCCTCTGCCGTCCACCACCAATTGA
- a CDS encoding NADH:ubiquinone oxidoreductase subunit NDUFA12 — MATLGTLLYTWAKGKLVGTDAEGNRYYTERAEAKGRRTKRWVVYNGKVDASRVAPEWHAWLHYTSDKPLTDVARQPWQQPHRSNKTGSAEAYLPPGHDLAGGRRDRATGDYEAWQP, encoded by the coding sequence ATGGCGACGCTGGGCACCCTGCTTTACACCTGGGCCAAGGGCAAGCTGGTTGGAACCGATGCCGAGGGCAACCGCTATTATACCGAGCGCGCCGAGGCCAAAGGCCGGCGCACCAAGCGTTGGGTCGTCTATAACGGCAAGGTCGACGCGTCGCGCGTCGCCCCCGAATGGCATGCCTGGCTGCACTATACCAGCGACAAGCCGCTGACCGATGTGGCCCGCCAGCCCTGGCAGCAGCCGCACCGCTCCAACAAGACCGGCTCGGCCGAAGCTTATCTGCCGCCCGGACACGATCTGGCCGGCGGCCGGCGTGACCGCGCCACCGGCGATTACGAGGCGTGGCAGCCCTGA
- a CDS encoding vitamin B12-dependent ribonucleotide reductase, with the protein MRVQRHYTKSGETAYDGIQFRKASSEIRNPDGSVVFSATDIEVPADWSQVACDVLAQKYFRKAGVPAKLKRVAEKGVPDWLCRHEPDSEALAKLPEKERVVGEQSARQVFDRLAGTWTYWGWKGGYFNAEDDARAFRDEMACMLARQMGAPNSPQWFNTGLHWAYGIDGPGQGHSYVDFKTGKLVRSKSAYEHPQPHACFIQSIEDDLVNEGGIMDLWVREARLFKYGSGTGTNFSRLRGEGEKLSGGGRSSGLMSFLKIGDRAAGAIKSGGTTRRAAKMVVVDVDHPDIEKFISWKVREEQKVAALVAGSRLAARHLTEVMAACREWDGEDGEARFDPKANARLKKAIIAGRKSEIPENYIQRVIQFARQGYTQIDFPVLDTDWDSEAYLTVSGQNSNNSVRVDNAFLNSVLQDGDWALKHRNSAKAAKTLKARDLWEQIGEAAWACADPGIQFDTTINEWHTCPESGRINASNPCSEYMFLDDTACNLASLNLLCFRNEDGSFDVEGFRHACRLWTMVLEISVLMAQFPSPKIAELSYEFRTLGLGYANVGGLLMASGIPYDSDKGRALTGAITALMTGEAYATSADMAEELGAFEGFEKNRPAMMRVIRNHRRAAHGMGTGYEGLSVTPVPLDAANCPDAPLLAAARQAWDEALAKGEKHGFRNAQSTVVAPTGTIGLVMDCDTTGIEPDFALVKFKKLAGGGYFKIINRMVPEALRTLGYNAADIAEIIRYAVGHASLRGAPHVNHDSLKAKGFDDAMLEKIEGQLESAFDIKFVFNKYGLGEQFCTETLGIPKDKLDDYTFDMLAWLGFTREQIDLANTYVTGAMTLEGAPFLKEEHLPIFDCASPCGRVGKRFLSVDSHIRMMAAAQPFISGAISKTINMANNATVEDCKNAYMLSWRLGIKANALYRDGSKLSQPLQASLLDDAGELADELADASMASRTEIVAERMVERVFQQAQARRKLPDRRKGYIQKAIVGGHKVYLHTGEYEDGKLGEIFIDMHKEGAAFRAMMNNFAIAISVGLQYGVPLEEFVEAFTFTRFEPSGMVEGNDTIKMSSSILDYIFRELAISYLGRNDLAHVEPADLTPDTVGRGAQEGLPEAAVAAAAAQQLAVVEKVASRGYVRSSNLLFMTRANGPTSMSADISGGAMQLAAAAQSAVSVAVNAEALIQEFDARAEQIRTARMKGYEGDACPECGNFTLVRNGTCLKCDTCGGTTGCS; encoded by the coding sequence ATGCGCGTCCAGCGTCACTACACCAAGTCCGGCGAAACCGCCTATGACGGAATCCAGTTCCGCAAGGCGTCCAGCGAGATCCGCAACCCCGACGGATCGGTGGTGTTCTCCGCCACCGATATCGAGGTCCCCGCCGACTGGTCGCAGGTGGCCTGCGACGTCCTGGCCCAGAAGTATTTCCGCAAGGCCGGCGTTCCCGCCAAGCTGAAGCGCGTCGCCGAGAAGGGCGTGCCCGACTGGCTGTGCCGCCACGAGCCCGATTCCGAGGCCCTGGCCAAGCTGCCCGAGAAGGAGCGCGTGGTCGGCGAGCAGAGCGCCCGGCAGGTATTCGACCGTCTGGCCGGCACCTGGACCTATTGGGGCTGGAAGGGCGGCTATTTCAACGCCGAGGACGATGCCCGCGCCTTCCGCGACGAGATGGCCTGCATGCTGGCCCGCCAGATGGGCGCCCCCAACTCGCCGCAATGGTTCAACACCGGCCTGCACTGGGCCTATGGCATCGACGGCCCCGGCCAGGGCCATTCCTATGTGGACTTCAAGACCGGCAAGCTGGTCCGCTCCAAGTCCGCCTACGAGCATCCCCAGCCCCACGCCTGCTTCATCCAGTCCATCGAGGACGATCTGGTCAATGAAGGCGGCATCATGGACCTGTGGGTGCGCGAAGCCCGCCTGTTCAAGTACGGCTCGGGCACCGGCACCAACTTCTCCCGCCTGCGTGGCGAGGGCGAGAAGCTGTCGGGCGGCGGCCGTTCGTCGGGCCTGATGAGCTTCCTCAAGATCGGCGACCGCGCGGCCGGAGCGATCAAGTCGGGCGGCACCACGCGCCGCGCCGCCAAGATGGTGGTGGTGGACGTGGACCACCCCGACATCGAGAAGTTCATTTCCTGGAAGGTGCGCGAAGAGCAGAAGGTCGCCGCCCTGGTGGCCGGCTCGCGCCTCGCCGCCCGCCACCTGACCGAAGTGATGGCCGCCTGCCGCGAGTGGGACGGCGAGGACGGCGAGGCCCGCTTCGACCCCAAGGCCAACGCCCGCCTGAAGAAGGCGATCATCGCCGGCCGCAAGTCGGAGATTCCGGAGAACTACATCCAGCGCGTCATCCAGTTCGCGCGCCAGGGCTACACCCAGATCGACTTCCCGGTGCTGGACACCGACTGGGATTCCGAGGCCTACCTGACCGTCTCGGGTCAGAATTCCAACAACTCGGTGCGCGTCGACAACGCCTTCCTCAACTCCGTGCTGCAGGACGGCGACTGGGCGCTGAAGCACCGCAACTCCGCCAAGGCCGCCAAGACCCTCAAGGCCCGCGACCTGTGGGAGCAGATCGGCGAGGCCGCCTGGGCCTGCGCCGATCCGGGCATCCAGTTCGACACCACCATCAACGAGTGGCACACCTGCCCGGAATCGGGGCGCATCAATGCGTCCAATCCCTGCTCCGAGTATATGTTCCTGGACGATACCGCCTGCAATCTGGCGTCCTTGAACCTGCTGTGCTTCCGCAATGAGGACGGCTCGTTCGACGTGGAGGGCTTCCGCCACGCCTGCCGCCTGTGGACCATGGTGCTGGAAATCTCGGTGCTGATGGCCCAGTTCCCCTCGCCCAAGATCGCCGAACTGTCCTATGAGTTCCGCACCCTGGGTCTGGGCTACGCCAATGTGGGCGGTCTGCTGATGGCGTCGGGCATTCCCTACGACAGCGACAAGGGCCGCGCCCTGACCGGGGCCATCACCGCCCTGATGACCGGCGAAGCCTATGCCACCTCGGCCGACATGGCCGAGGAGCTGGGCGCCTTCGAGGGCTTCGAGAAGAACCGCCCGGCCATGATGCGGGTGATCCGCAACCACCGCCGCGCCGCCCACGGCATGGGCACCGGCTACGAGGGTCTGTCGGTCACTCCGGTGCCGCTGGACGCCGCCAATTGCCCCGACGCCCCCCTGCTGGCCGCAGCCCGTCAGGCGTGGGACGAGGCTCTGGCCAAGGGCGAGAAGCACGGCTTCCGCAATGCCCAGTCCACCGTGGTCGCCCCCACCGGCACCATCGGCCTGGTGATGGATTGCGACACCACCGGCATCGAGCCCGACTTCGCCCTGGTGAAGTTCAAGAAGCTGGCCGGCGGCGGCTACTTCAAGATCATCAACCGCATGGTCCCCGAGGCCCTGCGCACGCTGGGCTACAACGCGGCCGACATCGCCGAGATCATCCGCTATGCGGTCGGCCATGCCTCCTTGCGCGGCGCTCCCCACGTCAACCACGACAGCCTGAAGGCCAAGGGGTTCGACGACGCCATGCTGGAGAAGATCGAAGGCCAGCTGGAAAGCGCCTTCGACATCAAGTTCGTCTTCAACAAGTACGGCCTGGGCGAGCAGTTCTGCACCGAGACCCTGGGAATCCCCAAGGACAAGCTGGACGACTACACCTTCGACATGCTGGCCTGGCTGGGCTTCACGCGCGAGCAGATCGATCTGGCCAACACCTACGTCACCGGCGCCATGACGCTGGAAGGCGCGCCCTTCCTCAAGGAAGAGCACCTGCCGATATTCGACTGCGCCTCGCCTTGCGGCCGCGTCGGCAAGCGTTTCCTGTCGGTGGACAGCCACATCCGCATGATGGCCGCCGCCCAGCCCTTCATCTCGGGCGCCATCTCCAAGACCATCAACATGGCCAATAACGCCACGGTCGAGGATTGCAAGAACGCCTACATGCTGTCCTGGCGTCTGGGCATCAAGGCCAATGCGCTGTACCGCGACGGCTCCAAGCTCAGCCAGCCGCTGCAGGCCTCCCTGCTCGATGATGCCGGCGAACTGGCCGACGAGCTGGCCGACGCCTCCATGGCGAGCCGCACCGAGATCGTCGCCGAGCGCATGGTCGAGCGGGTGTTCCAGCAGGCCCAGGCGCGGCGCAAGCTGCCCGACCGCCGCAAGGGCTACATCCAGAAGGCCATCGTCGGCGGCCACAAGGTCTATCTGCACACCGGCGAATACGAAGACGGCAAGCTGGGCGAGATCTTCATCGACATGCACAAGGAAGGCGCCGCCTTCCGGGCCATGATGAACAACTTCGCCATCGCCATCTCGGTGGGCCTGCAGTACGGCGTGCCGCTGGAGGAATTCGTCGAGGCCTTCACCTTCACCCGCTTCGAGCCGTCGGGCATGGTGGAAGGCAACGACACCATCAAGATGTCGTCGTCCATCCTGGACTACATCTTCCGCGAGCTGGCCATCTCCTACCTGGGCCGCAACGACCTGGCCCATGTGGAGCCCGCCGACCTCACCCCCGACACGGTGGGCCGCGGCGCCCAGGAAGGGCTGCCGGAAGCGGCCGTTGCCGCCGCCGCCGCCCAGCAGTTGGCGGTGGTCGAAAAGGTGGCGTCGCGCGGCTATGTGCGCTCGTCCAACCTGCTGTTCATGACGCGGGCCAATGGTCCGACCTCCATGTCGGCGGACATCTCGGGCGGTGCCATGCAGTTGGCGGCGGCGGCCCAGAGCGCGGTCAGCGTCGCGGTGAACGCCGAGGCCCTGATCCAGGAGTTCGACGCCCGCGCCGAACAGATCCGCACGGCGCGCATGAAGGGCTATGAAGGCGACGCCTGCCCCGAATGCGGCAACTTCACCCTGGTGCGCAACGGCACCTGCCTGAAGTGCGACACCTGCGGCGGCACCACCGGCTGCTCGTAA